Proteins from a genomic interval of Chionomys nivalis chromosome 7, mChiNiv1.1, whole genome shotgun sequence:
- the Gcgr gene encoding glucagon receptor, whose translation MPCTPLHSPRLLLLLLSCLPKAPSAQVMDFLFERWKLYGDQCHHNLSLLPPPTELVCNRTFDKYSCWPDTPPNTTANISCPWYLPWYHKVQHRLVFKRCGPDGQWVRGPRGQPWRNASQCQMDNEEIEVQKEVAKMYSSYQVMYTVGYSLSLAALLLALVILLGLRKMHCTRNYIHGNLFASFVLKAGSVLVIDRLLKTRYSQKIGDDLSVSVWLSDGAVAGCRVATVITQYSIIANYCWLLVEGVYLYSLLSLATFQEKSFFSLYLGIGWGAPLLFVIPWVVVKCLFENVQCWTSNDNMGFWWILRIPVFLAILINFFIFVRIIHLLVAKLRARQMYYADYKFRLARSTLTLIPLLGVHEVVFAFVTDEHAQGALRSTKLFFDLFFSSFQGLLVAVLYCFLNKEVQAELLRRWRRWREGKALKEEQMASCRGNHTAPAGSSHGEPGEKLKFMTAGSRNGTEPSVEISFASSLSGLTDSPT comes from the exons ATGCCTTGCACCCCGCTCCACAGTCCCcgcctgctgctcctgctgctgtcgTGTCTG CCGAAAGCACCCTCTGCCCAGGTGATGGACTTCTTGTTCGAGAGGTGGAAACTTTATGGTGATCAGTGCCACCACAATCTGAGCCTGCTGCCCCCACCTACGG AGCTGGTTTGTAATAGAACCTTCGACAAGTACTCCTGCTGGCCTGACACCCCGCCCAATACCACAGCTAACATCTCCTGCCCCTGGTACCTACCTTGGTACCACAAAG TGCAGCATCGTCTGGTGTTCAAGAGGTGCGGGCCTGACGGGCAGTGGGTGCGAGGGCCGCGGGGGCAGCCATGGCGCAACGCCTCCCAGTGCCAGATGGACAACGAAGAGATCGAGGTCCAG AAGGAAGTGGCCAAGATGTATAGCAGCTACCAGGTGATGTACACTGTGGGCTACAGTCTGTCCCTGGCGGCCCTGCTCCTTGCCCTGGTCATCCTGCTGGGCCTCAG GAAGATGCACTGCACCCGGAACTATATCCACGGGAACCTGTTTGCGTCCTTTGTGCTCAAGGCCGGCTCTGTGCTGGTCATCGACAGGCTGCTCAAGACACGCTACAGTCAGAAGATTGGAGATGACCTTAGCGTGAGCGTCTGGCTCAGCGATGGG GCGGTGGCTGGCTGTCGAGTGGCCACAGTGATCACGCAGTACAGCATCATCGCCAACTATTGCTGGCTGCTGGTGGAGGGTGTGTACCTGTACAGCCTGCTGAGCCTTGCCACCTTCCAAGAGAAGAGCTTCTTTTCCCTCTACCTGGGCATTGGCTGGG GAGCGCCCCTGCTGTTTGTCATCCCCTGGGTGGTGGTCAAGTGTCTGTTTGAGAATGTCCA GTGCTGGACCAGCAATGACAACATGGGCTTCTGGTGGATCTTGCGTATCCCTGTCTTCCTGGCCATATTG ATCAATTTCTTCATCTTTGTCCGCATCATTCACCTTCTTGTGGCCAAGCTGCGTGCCCGGCAAATGTACTATGCTGACTACAAGTTCCG GCTAGCCAGGTCCACGCTGACCCTCATCCCTCTGCTGGGGGTCCATGAGGTGGTCTTTGCCTTTGTGACTGACGAGCACGCCCAGGGCGCCCTCCGCTCCACCAAGCTCTTTTTCGACCTCTTCTTCAGTTCCTTCCAG GGCCTGCTGGTAGCTGTCCTCTACTGTTTCCTCAACAAGGAG GTGCAGGCAGAGCTACTGCGGCGTTGGAGGCGATGGCGAGAAGGCAAAGCCCTTAAAGAGGAACAGATGGCTAGCTGCCGTGGCAACCACACGGCCCCAGCAGGGTCTAGTCACGGTGAACCCGGTGAGAAACTTAAGTTCATGACTGCAGGCAGCCGCAACGGGACTGAACCCTCTGTGGAGATCTCCTTCGCTAGCAGTCTCTCAGGGCTGACTGACAGCCCCACCTGA